The following are from one region of the Alicyclobacillus fastidiosus genome:
- a CDS encoding phage tail tube protein produces MSSTYDIEGDAYPSSIGNLLAAIFGTDTVSGSSAPYTHTFGTASYPGSLTLSDYYVAGFRQFPGQKLTKLSFKFTPDAGLTYSASFIGFPSASATAPSSQTFGTNPFFLGWEASLSIGGTANAKLNSLTLNLQRKNSEALFSAANSQNPFDIFLGPLAADWDIDFYMEDDSEYTLALNQATKAVSVTLTQPGTGYSITFTSSAVQFTKPTIDRSQEYVQSSLSGSAIYNATDASVVTATLKNGVSTAYTSSAAS; encoded by the coding sequence ATGTCGTCCACGTATGACATTGAAGGAGACGCTTATCCTTCGTCCATCGGTAACTTACTCGCGGCGATTTTCGGGACCGATACGGTGTCCGGGTCTTCGGCTCCATATACGCATACGTTCGGAACTGCATCATACCCAGGAAGCCTCACACTGTCCGATTACTACGTAGCTGGATTCCGTCAGTTCCCCGGGCAAAAGCTGACAAAGTTGTCTTTCAAATTCACACCGGATGCAGGGCTGACATATAGCGCATCATTCATCGGTTTTCCTTCTGCATCTGCCACAGCACCATCGAGTCAGACATTCGGAACTAACCCGTTCTTCCTTGGCTGGGAAGCAAGCCTGTCCATCGGTGGTACGGCAAATGCGAAGCTGAATTCCCTGACGTTGAACCTCCAACGAAAGAATTCGGAAGCCCTGTTCAGCGCGGCAAACAGCCAAAATCCGTTCGATATCTTCCTTGGCCCTCTCGCTGCCGATTGGGACATTGATTTCTACATGGAAGACGACTCGGAATACACGTTGGCATTGAATCAGGCTACAAAAGCCGTTTCTGTGACCCTTACACAGCCAGGAACGGGATATTCCATCACGTTCACATCGTCTGCTGTTCAATTCACAAAGCCGACGATTGATCGTTCTCAGGAATACGTACAGTCGTCTTTGAGCGGTTCTGCGATTTACAACGCTACTGATGCATCTGTCGTTACTGCAACGCTTAAAAATGGTGTTTCTACGGCCTATACAAGCTCCGCAGCAAGCTAA
- a CDS encoding IS3 family transposase (programmed frameshift) encodes MNTVKLVLEEGKVAAHVARDLGISEKTLYGWITQYKNDPKHPFVGTGNLKPDAQATRDLEREIRELKEENEILKKPRAHLQQRPEVRYQFIYDHRFDFSVQRMCQVLQVYRSGYYAWLKSPDSARKKRRKKLIQRIHQIFLSSRRLYGSPKITQVLRKEGLRVSQKTVAGIMRENGLKSRTVRKYKATTNSKHSHPVHDNVLNQTFQAQRPNQVWMSDITYVWTNEGWLYVASVMDLFTRKIVGWKADSRMTKELVIDALEQAYQREKPDDGILHHSDRGSQYASREYQDKLKEYKMIGSMSRKGCCYDNACIESFHSVIKRELIHLETYTSRARAKRDIWEYIEVWYNRRRIHSSIRYQTPVQFQDEYRRMSLENVA; translated from the exons ATGAATACGGTGAAATTGGTTTTGGAGGAGGGGAAGGTAGCGGCCCACGTCGCTCGTGACTTGGGTATCTCTGAAAAAACACTCTACGGGTGGATAACTCAATACAAAAATGATCCGAAGCATCCATTCGTCGGTACGGGCAATCTGAAGCCGGATGCTCAAGCAACACGAGATTTAGAGCGTGAAATCAGGGAATTGAAAGAGGAAAATGAGATCTTAAAAAAGCC CCGTGCGCATCTTCAGCAAAGACCGGAAGTAAGGTACCAATTTATCTATGACCACCGCTTCGACTTTTCGGTTCAGAGGATGTGCCAGGTTTTGCAGGTTTATCGAAGCGGGTACTATGCATGGCTTAAAAGCCCAGATAGCGCGCGTAAAAAACGACGGAAAAAGCTTATACAACGTATTCATCAAATCTTCTTGTCCTCTCGCCGTTTGTACGGGAGCCCAAAGATTACACAAGTGCTACGTAAGGAAGGATTGCGTGTTAGCCAGAAGACCGTGGCGGGAATTATGCGAGAGAACGGCCTGAAAAGCCGAACTGTGCGCAAATATAAAGCGACAACCAACTCGAAACACAGCCATCCCGTTCACGACAATGTGTTGAATCAGACGTTTCAGGCACAACGTCCAAACCAGGTGTGGATGTCGGATATTACGTATGTTTGGACCAACGAAGGGTGGCTATATGTAGCCAGCGTTATGGACTTGTTTACGCGGAAAATTGTTGGATGGAAAGCTGACTCACGTATGACAAAAGAGCTGGTCATAGATGCGCTAGAACAAGCGTATCAACGTGAAAAGCCCGATGATGGCATATTACATCACTCAGACCGTGGTAGCCAATATGCGTCAAGAGAATACCAGGATAAGCTGAAAGAGTACAAGATGATTGGAAGCATGAGCCGCAAAGGTTGCTGTTACGATAATGCCTGCATCGAATCATTCCACAGTGTCATCAAGCGAGAGCTCATTCACCTTGAAACGTACACCAGTCGTGCAAGAGCCAAACGAGATATCTGGGAGTATATCGAAGTCTGGTACAACAGAAGGCGTATTCATTCGTCTATTAGATATCAAACGCCCGTACAATTCCAGGACGAATATCGCCGTATGTCGCTTGAGAATGTTGCTTAA